In Candidatus Acidiferrales bacterium, a genomic segment contains:
- a CDS encoding transglycosylase SLT domain-containing protein translates to MASSRTSNSVRTHPGSGKIFLTLFPIAVAAFVFLLLKIAPHIPSLSRMQSNSGGQDVSRLSSYRIPDSLNFCGERMPLEIPDVRERMEQAFYMELSDAQIILDLKRSTRYFPYIEQKLHDTNLPLDLEYLAVAESALRNAVSNKNASGIWQFTDDEARRYGLRINEYVDERFNFHRETDASMKCLTDLHSRFGSWALAAAAYNMGINGLKASLDYQMVNNYYSLYLNEETSRFVFRIVALKQIMTNYKTYGFDLSREDFYQPAETRLVVVARIPDIALWARNQGSSYKEVKYLNPWLINKSLPQGTWAVELPKYAQQVIFTSSSPVIDSSLEKSGNGENGSGGVIYVVKRGDTLEKIAAIYGVSVTELASWNNLSYRSHLRVGEKLKIIVGNSEPEQ, encoded by the coding sequence ATGGCTTCGTCACGAACTTCTAATTCCGTTCGGACGCACCCCGGCTCGGGCAAGATTTTCCTGACTCTTTTCCCGATTGCGGTCGCCGCGTTTGTATTCTTGTTGCTCAAAATTGCCCCCCATATCCCGTCATTGAGTCGGATGCAATCAAACAGCGGCGGCCAGGATGTGAGCCGGCTGTCCTCGTATCGCATCCCCGACTCGTTGAACTTTTGCGGAGAGCGAATGCCGCTGGAGATTCCTGACGTGAGAGAGCGAATGGAGCAGGCCTTCTATATGGAATTGTCAGACGCCCAGATAATCCTCGATCTGAAAAGAAGTACGAGATACTTTCCTTATATCGAACAGAAGCTGCACGACACAAATTTGCCTTTAGATCTGGAATACCTTGCGGTTGCAGAAAGCGCTCTGAGAAATGCCGTCTCGAACAAAAACGCATCCGGCATTTGGCAGTTTACTGATGATGAGGCTCGCCGCTACGGACTAAGAATAAATGAGTATGTCGACGAAAGGTTCAACTTCCATAGGGAAACCGACGCTTCGATGAAGTGCCTGACCGATTTGCATTCGAGGTTCGGGAGCTGGGCGCTTGCAGCCGCGGCATACAACATGGGAATCAACGGATTGAAAGCAAGCCTGGATTACCAGATGGTAAATAATTATTACAGTCTCTATTTGAATGAAGAGACATCCAGATTCGTCTTCCGCATCGTGGCGCTGAAACAAATTATGACGAACTACAAGACCTATGGCTTTGATTTATCTCGAGAGGATTTCTACCAGCCGGCAGAAACCAGGCTCGTCGTGGTCGCGCGAATTCCGGACATTGCGCTGTGGGCTAGAAATCAGGGCTCAAGTTACAAAGAGGTGAAATATCTTAACCCATGGCTGATAAATAAAAGTCTGCCTCAGGGAACTTGGGCAGTGGAACTCCCAAAGTATGCGCAACAGGTGATTTTCACTTCATCGTCGCCTGTTATTGATTCATCATTGGAGAAATCAGGTAACGGTGAAAACGGAAGCGGGGGTGTGATTTATGTTGTGAAACGCGGCGATACTCTTGAGAAGATCGCTGCTATCTATGGGGTTTCTGTCACGGAACTTGCATCA